One stretch of Harmonia axyridis chromosome 1, icHarAxyr1.1, whole genome shotgun sequence DNA includes these proteins:
- the LOC123688565 gene encoding tRNA-dihydrouridine(20a/20b) synthase [NAD(P)+]-like: protein MYKENINVMDLFNEGELVKICAPMVRYSKLQFRSLVRAYECDLCFSSMILADSFHKSEKARRHEFKTSLDDTPVIIQFAANNIDDFVTAACLASPYVSGADLNCGCPQRWASDQGVGCIMLETPQKIFEITRSCRNKICKPFTVSVKTRILHDLKKSVEICRQIEKAGASFLTIHSRYSEQSGGVINEEALKIIKENLTIPLVANGGVKTLKDCYDLREKVNCDGVMIANGILENPAVFSGVIQTPIECVQKWVDICYNSTLTDEAHALLSKINTPHVIQERPLFLTFQCFHHHLVFMLEKLLPKSKRRLFNSMKKFNEVLKFLEEELNIVPQLFSLQEFRKYKPLHLDYTDANNLHLSDEETLDEDLGGSIDNKDSGKYFKTKVEATSDSDWTKIFEENW, encoded by the exons ATGTATAAAGAAAATATTAATGTGATGGATTTGTTTAATGAAGGTGAACTGGTTAAAATTTGTGCTCCAATGGTCAGATATAGCAA GTTGCAATTCAGAAGTTTAGTGAGAGCCTACGAATGTGATCtttgtttttcttcaatgattttaGCTGATTCTTTCCATAAAAGTGAAAAGGCAAGAAGGCACGAATTCAAAACTagtttgg ATGATACACCTGTAATAATACAGTTTGCAGCTAATAATATTGATGATTTTGTAACAGCTGCATGTTTAGCTTCTCC TTATGTAAGTGGAGCAGATTTAAACTGTGGTTGTCCACAGAGATGGGCAAGTGATCAAGGTGTTGGTTGTATTATGTTAGAAACTCcacagaaaatttttgaaataacacGAAGTTGTAGAAACAAAATATGTAAACCATTCACAGTGAGTGTGAAGACAAGAATATTACATGATTTGAA GAAGTCTGTAGAAATATGCAGACAAATAGAAAAAGCTGGTGCTAGCTTTTTGACAATTCATTCCAGATACTCTGAACAATCTGGAGGAGTCATAAatgaagaagcattaaaaatAATCAAAGAAAATCTTACAATACCCCTGGTGGCAAATGGTGGTGTTAAGACTCTAAAGGACTGCTATGATCTGAGGGAAAAGGTCAACTGTGATG GTGTAATGATAGCAAATGGAATTCTTGAAAATCCAGCTGTATTTTCGGGAGTCATTCAAACCCCTATTGAATGTGTTCAAAAATGGGTGGACATTTGTTACAATTCAACATTAACAGATGAAGCTCATGCtcttttatcaaaaataaatacaccCCATGTGATACAAGAAAGACCACTATTTCTCACATTTCAATGTTTTCACCATCATCTTGTTTTTATGTTGGAAAAACTTCTTCCGAAAAGTAAAAGAAGATTATTCAACAGtatgaagaaattcaatgaagttCTAAAATTCTTGGAAGAGGAGTTAAATATTGTACCACAATTATTTAGCCTGCAAGAATTCAGGAAATATAAGCCGTTGCATTTAGATTATACTGATGCTAATAATCTTCATTTATCAGATGAAGAAACATTAGACGAAGATTTAGGTGGAAGCATTGATAACAAAGATAGTGGAAAGTATTTTAAAACTAAAGTTGAAGCAACCAGTGATAGTGACTGGacgaaaatatttgaagaaaattggtGA
- the LOC123688566 gene encoding acyl-CoA-binding domain-containing protein 5, whose protein sequence is MTTEQKFEAAVNVIRSLPKNGSYQPSNDLLLRFYAFYKQATEGPCIGARPAFWDIINRAKYDAWKRLGNMPNTEAMTKYIDELHSIVETLSYSDKVANFLEASSSELESINMNDLELIAGDVLQRVRSQTNSPISSRDASPTHINTRPESPNTDPSLADDESDEEYIDTIEALEPKRMAKESLYYEPNMNGILQKEHLSRSRTKVQNIDISLEISRAVQNLQSDIESLRHKVQILEKDRFALATKNKRIFGEFSPALVTFIVVWPFLCTIVMNRYLRNK, encoded by the exons ATGACGACCGAACAGAAATTCGAAGCTGCGGTAAATGTTATACGAAGTTTACCAAAAAATG GATCGTATCAGCCAAGTAATGACCTTCTTCTTAGATTTTATGCATTTTATAAACAAGCAACTGAAGGACCATGTATAGGAGCAAGACCTGCATTCTGGGATATTATAAATAGAGCTAAATATGATGCATGGAAAAGACTGGGGAATATGCCAAATACTGAGGCTATGACCAAATATATAGATGAATTACATTC CATTGTAGAAACCTTGAGTTATTCTGATAAAGTAGCCAATTTTTTGGAGGCATCATCAAGCGAATTAGAGTCCATCAATATGAATGATTTGGAATTAATTGCTGGAGATGTTTTACAGAGGGTGCGATCTCAAACCAACTCGCCTATCT CCTCAAGGGATGCCTCCCCTACACACATCAATACAAGGCCTGAATCTCCAAATACCGATCCTAGTTTAGCAGATGATGAATCAGATGAGGAGTATATTGATACTATCGAG gCTCTGGAACCAAAACGAATGGCAAAAGAATCGTTGTATTATGAACCAAACATGAATGGAATTTTACAGAAGGAACACTTGTCAAGGAGTAGAACGAAAGTTCAAAATATAGATATATCTCTAGAAATTTCAAGAGCTGTCCAAAATCTACAGTCAGATATTGAAAGTCTAAGGCATAAAgtacaaattttggaaaaagacAGATTTGCGTTAGCAACGAAAAATAAGCGCATTTTTGGGGAATTTTCACCTGCACTAGTCACATTCATTGTAGTTTGGccatttttatgtacaattgtAATGAATAGATACCtgcgaaataaataa
- the LOC123688721 gene encoding alpha-1,3-mannosyl-glycoprotein 2-beta-N-acetylglucosaminyltransferase yields the protein MRLKRTNIILALCLVIWASLLYYSFSTIQMSTNDKNDEVEKNLNHLEAGLSEQFHMNNDMIRNAHKFLLHKKKGVDTNVIDVEWKIPILVFACNRISITKCLDKLILYRPNPDKFPIIVSQDCNHQETTNIIRKYEQVTLIQQPDQSDIQVPPKEKKFKGYFKIARHYGWALNQMFFNYNYSSIIIVEDDLEVAPDFYEYFLGTYPILKKDPSLWCISAWNDNGKENLVNLKRKDLLYRTDFFPGLGWMLTKSLWLELYSKWPRAYWDDWIRDPAQRKGRACIRPEISRTRTFGKIGISNGLFYEKHLKYIKLNEDFVPFTKMNLTYLLKDNYDEDFINAVYQSAIVTYEDLREGKILSEGPVRVIYRTKEEFKRRSKMLGLMDDFKSGVPRTAYKGIVTFHYKGTMVHLAPNLNWKGYDPSWS from the exons ATGAGGTTGAAAAGGACAAATATAATATTGGCATTATGTTTAGTTATATGGGCATCACTTCTATATTATTCCTTTTCAACTATTCAAATGAGTACAAATGATAAGAAtgatgaagttgaaaaaaatctaaacCACTTGGAAGCGGGTCTTTCTGAGCAGTTTCACATGAATAATGATATGATACGTAATGCTCACAAATTTTTAttgcacaaaaaaaaaggagTAGATACGAATGTCATTGATGTAGAGTGGAAAATTCCTATATTAGTGTTTGCATGTAATAGAATAAGCATCACAAAATGTTTGGACAAGCTTATCTTATATAGGCCAAATCCAGACAAATTTCCAATTATTGTTAGCCAA GACTGCAACCACCAAGAAACTACCAATATTATTAGAAAATATGAACAAGTGACTTTAATCCAACAACCAGATCAGAGTGATATTCAGGTTCctccaaaagaaaaaaaattcaaagggtATTTCAAAATAGCTCGGCATTATGGATGGGCGTTGAACCAAATGTTcttcaattataattatagCAGTATAATTATTGTAGAAG atGATCTTGAAGTAGCTccagatttttatgaatatttcttgGGAACATATCCTATACTGAAGAAGGACCCATCTTTGTGGTGTATTTCTGCTTGGAATGACAATGGAAAAGAGAATTTAGTGAACTTGAAGAGAAAAGACCTTTTATATAGAACAGATTTTTTTCCTGGTCTTGGTTGGATGTTGACAAAAAGTTTGTGGTTGGAACTTTATTCTAAATGGCCAAGAGC GTATTGGGACGATTGGATAAGAGACCCAGCACAAAGGAAAGGAAGAGCTTGTATAAGACCAGAAATTTCAAGGACAAGGACATTTGGTAAAATAGGAATTTCAAA TGGTCTCTTCTATGAAAAAcacttgaaatatataaaactgAATGAGGACTTTGTGCCTTTTACTAAAATGAATCTTACCTATTTGTTGAAA gATAATTATGATGAAGATTTTATAAATGCCGTATACCAAAGTGCAATAGTTACTTATGAAGATTTGAGAGAGGGGAAAATATTATCTGAAGGCCCTGTGAGAGTAATTTATAGGACAAAAGAGGAATTTAAACGTAGGTCAAAAATGTTAGGATTAATGGATGATTTTAAG AGTGGAGTACCCCGCACTGCTTATAAAGGTATTGTAACTTTCCACTATAAGGGTACCATGGTTCATTTGGCACCTAATTTAAATTGGAAAGGTTATGATCCTAGCTGGAGCTAA